A window from Oncorhynchus keta strain PuntledgeMale-10-30-2019 unplaced genomic scaffold, Oket_V2 Un_contig_762_pilon_pilon, whole genome shotgun sequence encodes these proteins:
- the LOC127926469 gene encoding stonustoxin subunit beta-like isoform X1: protein MKPGHRKYVCDLTLDLNTVNRHLSLSEGNRKVTCRREEQPYPDHPERFEVCRQVLCREGLTGCCYWEAEWSGGGAVIGVTYKGINRRGRDKESCLGWNDKSWSLFCSDNSYSAWNNSNPTTIDVPSSSSHRVGVYLDWPAGTLSFYRASSDTLTHLITFTSTFTEPLYPGIWVWDEGDSVSLK from the coding sequence ATGTCTGTGATCTCACACTGGACCTAAACACAGTAAAcagacacctctctctgtctgaggggaACAGAAAGGTGACATGTAGGAGAGAGGAGCAGCCGTATCCTGATCACCCTGAGAGATTTGAGGTCTGTAGACAGGTGCTGTGTAGAGAGGGTCTGACTGGGTGCTGTTACTGGGAGGCAGAGTGGAGTGGGGGAGGGGCTGTTataggagtgacatataaaggaatCAACAGGAGAGGAAGGGATAAGGAAAGTTGTCTTGGATGGAATGACAAGTCCTGGAGTCTGTTCTGCTCTGACAACAGTTACTCTGCCTGGAACAATAGTAATCCCACTACCATAGACGTCCCCTCCTCCAGCTCCCACAGAGTAGGAGTGTATCTGGACTGGCCAGccggcactctgtccttctatagagcctcctctgacacactgacccACCTGATCACATTCACCTCCACATTCACTGAGCCCCTCTATCCAGGGATTTGGGTTTGGGATGAAGGCGACTCAGTGTCCCTGAAATAA